The DNA region CCTATAAATACAATGGTGGCGATATTTATGAGTTAGTATTAAAAAACAAGAAAAAAGAAAAAGTGAAGTTGCCTGAAAAGTATATAAAAGAAATTAGAAAAAATCTAAAAAAGAATATAACAGATATAAATGCTGATATCCCTGTAATAAAATATGGCAAAAGAAATGGTTCATATTTTGCTGTAAATGCCTTGAGATATGCTTGGTAGATGTTTATTTTAGAATAAATGAAATATGTTTATATACCGATAAAATTACATGTGATAAAAATCACAATCTATTAAGAAAGGTATTTTTTGAACTATTTTTGAAAGTAGTTAACAAACAGGGGGTAATCCATAAAATTTTTTCCTACAGTATATTGACACTATCTTTTTCAATATTTTTTAACTCATTTAATGCAATTTCGTGTATAATATTATTCATAGGGATTCGCCTCCTTGGTTAATTTGTTTTTTGCCAATTTCTATTTTACCAGAGGCGTAATCCCTTTTAAATTTTTATTATCAAATTTTCCTACAATAATTTTACACTATGACAATTTACTATTACTGACTTAATCAAAATTGATTATTTGGAGTAATGTATTTATAGCTTCTTCTTCAGGTACAGTCCTTATAACTTCTCCTTTTTTAAAAATTATTGTTTTTCCTTTCCCTCCAGCTAATCCATAATCTGCTTCTTTTGCTTCACCAGGTCCATTGACAACACAACCCATAACAGCTATTTTTATAGGTTTTCTTAGATTAGCTACTCTTTTTTCTACTTCCTTTGCTAAAGCCTCTAAGTTGACATCACATCTTCCACAAGTTGGACAAGAAATAATTTCAGGTCTTTCCCAAAGGGTAGGTAGTTTTAAAGCTCTTAAAATATTATATGCAACAGCTACTTCTTCAATAGGATCCCCTGTTAGTGAAACTCTAATAGTATCACCAATTCCATTAAATAGCAGGATACCTAAACCAACGGAAGATTTAATTGCCCCTACTTTCTTTAACCCTGCTTCAGTGATTCCTATATGTAAAGGGTAGTCTACTTTTTCTGATAGTAATGTATAAGCTTGAACTGTATCTAGCACATCGGAAGATTTTAGAGAAACACATATATCTTCAAAGGAATGTTTTTCTAAAAGTTTAATTTCCCGTAGCGCCCCTTCCACCATTGCTTCAGGTGATGGCCTACCGTATTTTTCTAGAATATCCTTAGGTAATGAACCACTATTTATTCCTATCCGGATAGGTATTTTTCTCCTTTTAGCTTCCTGAACAACTTTTAAAATATTGTCCTCACTACCGATGTTACCAGGATTAATCCGAACTTTATCAATACCATTTTCCATAGCCATTAAGGCTAACCTATAATCAAAATGGATATCAGCAACTAAGGGAATATTAGTCTTTTTTTTAATTTCTTCAATACTTTTTGCAGCTTGCAAGTTGGGAACTGCTACCCTAACAATTTGACAGCCAGCATCCTCTAATCTTTTAATTTGTTCTACAGTATCAGCTATGTTTTCAGTCTTGGTATTTGTCATAGATTGAATAACAATTGGATTGAAATTGCCAATTTTAACATTGCCGATGGAAATTTCTCTAGTTCTTTTGCGATTTATCATTATACCCACATCCTACTATTTATCAATTATAGAATAAATCTTACTACATCCTTATACATGATAAATATCATAAAAATTATTAAAACTATAAAACCAATTATATGTATTGTACCCTCTTTTTCAGGGTCAACTGGCTTTCCTCTCAATGCCTCTACTAATAAAAATACTAATCTACTTCCATCTAAAGCTGGTATGGGCAATAAATTTAATACCCCTAAGTTTACACTAAGTAAAGCAGTAAATATTAGCAAACTAGATAAACCATATTTTGCAGATTCTCCTACCATAGAAACAATACCAATTGGGCCTGCAATTTCTGGCTCTATTCTACCTGTTATCATTAAAATTATTCCACTAATTATTTGAGTGCTTAAAGAAAAGGTTTGATAAATACTTTCTTTAATAGCTTGGAAAAAAGGTAAAGTTTTATATGCAGGGCCTATCCCGATCATCACCCTTTCAGTTTCTGGATTATATTTAGGTGTTACAGGTATATTTAATATATTACCATCCCGGGATACTTTTAAATTTAGGGTTTTATCTGGGTTACTACTAATTTGTACTACTAATTCTTCCCAAGTATTTATTTTAATATCGTTAACTTCTAAAATATAATCTCCTTTTTTTAATCCCGCTTGATAGGCTATATTTCCTTCTTCCACTACGCCAATTTCAGGTATATTGGCCGCTAATCCAAAACCAGTAAAAACTATAATAAACAACACAAAAGCTAAAACAAAATTCATAAAGGAACCGGCAAAGACAAAGGCAAAACGCTGTAAAACTGATTTAGTTTGTAAACTTCCTTCTTTGTCATGATCTCCTTTTTCTTCCCCTAATACCTTTACATAACCACCTAATGGAAAAAAACGTAGTGAATACTTGGTTTCACCTTTTTTCCAACTAAATATTCTTGGCCCAAATCCTATAGCAAATTCCTCAACTTCAATTCCCACCGCCCTAGCAGTAAGAAAATGACCTAACTCATGAACTAATACTAATAGTCCAAAAACAATTAAAGCTAAAAAAATTGTCATCAATTTCACCCCTTTAATAGATAAGCTCTTTTGTTTTTTCCCTTGCCCATTGATCTAGGTTTAAGATTTCTTCTAAATTAGGTTTTTCTACATAGGTATGTAAACTAACGGTTTTTTCAATAATTTCAGGTATTTCTAGAAAACTAATTTTACCCTCTAAAAAGCTTTGGACACAAACCTCATTACTGGCATTTAAAATAATAGGTGCACTACCACCTTTTTTACCACATTCTAAACATAACCCTAATCCTTTGAAGGTTTCGTAATCCGGTTCTTCAAAGGTCAAATTCTGATTGAATAAATTT from Anaerobranca gottschalkii DSM 13577 includes:
- the rseP gene encoding RIP metalloprotease RseP; protein product: MTIFLALIVFGLLVLVHELGHFLTARAVGIEVEEFAIGFGPRIFSWKKGETKYSLRFFPLGGYVKVLGEEKGDHDKEGSLQTKSVLQRFAFVFAGSFMNFVLAFVLFIIVFTGFGLAANIPEIGVVEEGNIAYQAGLKKGDYILEVNDIKINTWEELVVQISSNPDKTLNLKVSRDGNILNIPVTPKYNPETERVMIGIGPAYKTLPFFQAIKESIYQTFSLSTQIISGIILMITGRIEPEIAGPIGIVSMVGESAKYGLSSLLIFTALLSVNLGVLNLLPIPALDGSRLVFLLVEALRGKPVDPEKEGTIHIIGFIVLIIFMIFIMYKDVVRFIL
- the ispG gene encoding flavodoxin-dependent (E)-4-hydroxy-3-methylbut-2-enyl-diphosphate synthase — its product is MINRKRTREISIGNVKIGNFNPIVIQSMTNTKTENIADTVEQIKRLEDAGCQIVRVAVPNLQAAKSIEEIKKKTNIPLVADIHFDYRLALMAMENGIDKVRINPGNIGSEDNILKVVQEAKRRKIPIRIGINSGSLPKDILEKYGRPSPEAMVEGALREIKLLEKHSFEDICVSLKSSDVLDTVQAYTLLSEKVDYPLHIGITEAGLKKVGAIKSSVGLGILLFNGIGDTIRVSLTGDPIEEVAVAYNILRALKLPTLWERPEIISCPTCGRCDVNLEALAKEVEKRVANLRKPIKIAVMGCVVNGPGEAKEADYGLAGGKGKTIIFKKGEVIRTVPEEEAINTLLQIINFD